In Paenibacillus sp. 1781tsa1, one DNA window encodes the following:
- a CDS encoding TROVE domain-containing protein, whose protein sequence is MSRAKQLFNQPQPTTRNHGGYGAYERLVEEQYIQMLMTNTLNNTFYADTQQLMHDAMVSHQEMAEVDAGYMARALVYARNEGLMRLQPLYGLALLSKVDVDQFAKVFSQVVQTPADLADFLTILRGMGRGQGGRAVKRQVSLFLNGISEYWAIKYNGRGRGYSLGDMIATAHPKPKDMKQQVLFRYLLGHEVDLTELPQLQALEELKATPNPASRMHLIEKGKLPYSVVTSIMQPTRTVWEALMSQMPTFALLRHLNAMDRAGVFEKSKNIDYVTGRLTDAEALHKSRILPFRFASAYEMIAREELRDALRQAVELSIGNLPSLPGRTAIFLDRSGSMQGDYLRIGSVLALALYKQTGGNALFWLFDHMVEDARPKMNESILSQAHRIRAQGGTDTGRPVRELRDIGEKVDQIIMITDEQQNEGSPLYAELERYRRMMNPELKAFIVDIAPYQQALVPPRDGKTFYIYGWSETVLTYIAETVAGYDILADRVREIEI, encoded by the coding sequence ATGAGCAGAGCGAAACAATTATTCAATCAACCTCAGCCAACGACACGTAATCATGGGGGCTACGGAGCCTATGAGCGATTGGTGGAGGAACAATATATACAGATGTTGATGACCAATACATTGAACAATACGTTCTATGCAGATACCCAGCAACTGATGCACGATGCGATGGTCAGTCATCAGGAGATGGCTGAGGTCGATGCAGGGTATATGGCGCGGGCGCTGGTCTATGCTCGTAATGAAGGTTTGATGCGGTTACAGCCTCTATACGGGCTGGCACTGCTGTCCAAAGTGGACGTGGATCAGTTTGCAAAGGTGTTCTCTCAAGTCGTACAGACACCGGCTGATCTGGCTGATTTTCTGACCATTCTGAGAGGAATGGGTCGAGGGCAGGGCGGCCGAGCAGTGAAGCGTCAGGTGAGTCTCTTTTTGAACGGGATCAGTGAATACTGGGCGATCAAATACAACGGACGCGGGCGAGGATACAGTCTGGGAGATATGATCGCTACAGCACACCCCAAGCCGAAAGATATGAAGCAGCAAGTCTTGTTTCGTTATTTGCTCGGACATGAGGTGGATCTTACGGAACTGCCACAGTTGCAAGCGCTGGAAGAACTGAAAGCTACGCCCAACCCCGCAAGCCGGATGCATCTGATCGAGAAAGGTAAACTCCCGTACTCGGTGGTAACATCGATCATGCAACCGACACGTACGGTGTGGGAGGCGTTAATGTCACAGATGCCGACCTTTGCGTTGCTGCGTCATCTGAACGCAATGGATCGGGCAGGTGTTTTTGAAAAATCGAAAAATATCGATTACGTAACGGGCCGTCTAACGGATGCAGAAGCCCTGCACAAGTCGCGAATCTTACCTTTCCGATTCGCCAGTGCGTATGAAATGATTGCGAGGGAAGAACTGCGGGATGCTTTGCGGCAAGCGGTGGAGCTATCGATTGGCAACCTGCCATCGCTGCCGGGAAGAACCGCCATTTTCCTGGATCGCTCCGGTTCCATGCAAGGGGATTATTTACGCATCGGTTCGGTGCTGGCACTGGCGCTTTATAAACAAACTGGAGGTAACGCACTGTTCTGGTTATTCGACCATATGGTTGAAGATGCTCGTCCCAAGATGAATGAAAGCATTCTTTCTCAAGCTCACCGGATTCGCGCACAAGGTGGGACAGACACAGGTCGACCTGTGCGGGAACTTCGGGATATCGGAGAAAAAGTGGATCAGATCATTATGATTACCGATGAACAGCAGAATGAAGGCAGCCCGTTATATGCCGAGCTTGAGCGATATCGCCGGATGATGAATCCGGAGCTAAAGGCATTTATTGTGGATATAGCACCTTATCAGCAAGCACTGGTACCACCGCGGGATGGCAAGACCTTTTACATCTACGGCTGGAGTGAAACAGTATTGACGTATATTGCCGAGACTGTGGCCGGATATGATATACTCGCGGACCGGGTTAGAGAGATAGAGATTTAA
- a CDS encoding nucleotidyltransferase domain-containing protein has protein sequence MTYVHEEMKDTIRQQLKQIEQEEQVRIIYACESGSRAWGFPSQDSDYDVRFLYVRPLEWYLSIKDRRDVIERPISDQLDINGWDLRKALKLFRKSNPPLLEWLQSPIQYDERYNVAQHIRALSPLTFSPKSCMYHYLNMAKGNFRDYLQGERVKIKKYFYVLRPLLACGWIERYDAMPPMAFEELVRELVPANTSLYTEIHELLRRKKAGEELDLEPQLPAIQTFLAEKIEHFEQLAGQMENEQVIQFEDLDRIFRLALQEVWGEGE, from the coding sequence ATGACCTACGTTCATGAAGAAATGAAAGATACGATTAGACAACAGCTGAAGCAGATTGAACAGGAGGAGCAGGTACGGATCATTTATGCCTGTGAATCAGGCAGCCGGGCGTGGGGATTTCCTTCCCAGGATAGTGATTATGATGTGCGTTTTCTGTATGTAAGACCGCTGGAATGGTACTTGTCGATCAAGGATCGAAGGGATGTTATTGAGCGCCCGATCAGTGATCAGCTTGATATCAATGGTTGGGATCTGCGCAAGGCGTTGAAGCTGTTTCGCAAATCGAACCCGCCACTCTTGGAGTGGCTGCAATCCCCCATCCAGTATGATGAACGGTATAACGTGGCACAGCATATCCGGGCCCTTTCACCGTTGACCTTCTCGCCCAAGTCCTGCATGTATCATTATCTGAATATGGCGAAGGGCAATTTCCGGGATTATTTACAAGGTGAGCGAGTGAAGATTAAAAAGTACTTCTATGTTCTTCGTCCATTGCTCGCTTGTGGGTGGATCGAACGTTATGATGCGATGCCACCAATGGCATTTGAAGAGCTGGTGCGAGAACTTGTCCCTGCGAATACATCGCTGTATACGGAGATTCATGAATTGCTGCGCCGCAAAAAGGCAGGCGAGGAGCTGGATCTGGAGCCGCAGTTGCCAGCAATACAGACTTTTCTGGCCGAGAAGATCGAGCATTTTGAACAACTGGCCGGACAGATGGAAAATGAGCAGGTGATTCAATTTGAAGATTTGGATCGAATTTTCCGCTTGGCATTGCAAGAGGTGTGGGGCGAAGGGGAATAA
- a CDS encoding 3' terminal RNA ribose 2'-O-methyltransferase Hen1: MHLILKASGADAGVISHLLAKNPLNIYDRVDKGVRVRMVYTKATETETEVLIHAEPDPVDLVRGTPDGYDITQYINDREFVTSSLFCSYIRGALGTALNGKPKEDYVQWVGHAFELELTFGPVASDLPDRVVEELFSPLGYAVSMERGELSYSFDLKNKSTVRHITLRGRNTVQHALRQLFLLIPVLDNYKHYFISEDEIDKIKRYGEGWLDAHPLKELIVKRTLRFAELIRQYERQEGALYASFGLESGMAQVLDTVIQKNNVGHREDREQDQRESESVSDGGHSEPPVRLNELRYRAITDVVSALPVKRSIVDMGAGEGKLSARLAHISGVESILAVEPSGQSRLRAMERFAKLEGRSEVVAIPEPIIGSLFYFDEQMQNQDVMILCEVIEHIEEYRLNRIMDTIMNEYQPEVLLVTTPNKEYNEVYAMEQESFRHHDHRFEWTRAELASRCEEWTQRGSYGYEIKGIGEHVEGYGQPTQLVIFERRKESQS; this comes from the coding sequence ATGCATCTGATCTTGAAAGCAAGCGGCGCTGACGCGGGGGTTATATCCCATTTGTTAGCGAAGAACCCGCTGAATATATATGATCGTGTAGACAAAGGCGTGCGTGTAAGAATGGTGTACACCAAGGCTACAGAGACCGAAACAGAAGTGCTGATTCATGCCGAGCCTGATCCTGTGGATCTGGTCAGAGGCACGCCGGATGGGTATGACATAACGCAATATATCAATGATCGTGAGTTCGTGACCAGCAGCCTGTTCTGCTCCTACATACGTGGGGCGCTAGGAACGGCCCTGAATGGCAAGCCCAAGGAAGACTATGTGCAATGGGTAGGTCACGCTTTCGAATTGGAACTGACCTTTGGACCGGTGGCATCCGACCTGCCGGATCGGGTTGTGGAGGAATTATTCTCGCCATTAGGATACGCAGTTTCGATGGAACGTGGAGAGTTGTCCTATTCCTTTGATCTGAAAAATAAAAGCACAGTTCGCCATATCACCTTGCGTGGTCGTAACACGGTACAACATGCATTGCGTCAGCTTTTTCTGCTGATTCCAGTGCTGGATAATTACAAACACTATTTCATCAGTGAAGATGAGATCGATAAAATCAAACGTTACGGTGAAGGGTGGCTGGATGCTCATCCACTGAAAGAGCTCATTGTGAAGCGTACGCTTCGTTTTGCCGAACTGATCCGGCAGTATGAGCGTCAAGAGGGTGCTTTGTATGCGTCTTTTGGACTGGAGAGCGGAATGGCTCAAGTCTTGGATACGGTTATTCAGAAGAATAACGTGGGACATCGGGAAGACAGAGAACAAGATCAACGTGAGTCCGAGTCCGTTAGCGATGGCGGGCATTCTGAACCTCCTGTGCGGTTAAACGAGTTGCGTTATCGAGCGATTACGGATGTGGTATCAGCGTTGCCAGTCAAACGGAGCATTGTTGATATGGGAGCTGGTGAGGGCAAGCTGTCTGCTCGTTTGGCGCACATCTCCGGTGTGGAGTCAATTCTGGCGGTTGAACCTTCAGGTCAGTCACGACTACGGGCCATGGAGCGCTTCGCGAAGCTGGAGGGTCGTTCTGAAGTGGTGGCTATACCGGAGCCGATCATCGGTTCACTTTTTTATTTTGACGAGCAGATGCAAAACCAGGACGTCATGATCCTGTGCGAAGTGATTGAGCATATTGAGGAATATCGTCTGAACAGAATTATGGATACAATCATGAACGAATATCAGCCAGAAGTGCTGCTAGTTACTACGCCAAACAAGGAATATAACGAAGTGTACGCAATGGAGCAGGAAAGTTTCCGTCACCATGATCATCGCTTTGAGTGGACCCGTGCGGAGCTGGCTTCCCGGTGTGAGGAATGGACGCAACGGGGGAGCTATGGCTATGAAATTAAGGGTATCGGTGAGCATGTAGAAGGCTATGGACAACCTACTCAACTGGTCATTTTTGAGCGGAGAAAGGAGAGTCAATCATGA